One Xenopus tropicalis strain Nigerian chromosome 8, UCB_Xtro_10.0, whole genome shotgun sequence genomic window carries:
- the LOC116406833 gene encoding olfactory receptor 24-like, producing the protein MGEMNHTQFSGFILLGFSDIEDVRILLFMFFLSMFLLSLIGNMLIIVAVQCRNGLHTPMYFFITVLSVLEFLYLMITGPKLLSILLTKDNRISYGWCFAQLYMFHSLGITEGTMLAIMAFDRFMAICNPLRYISIMNERMCSLLAILCWVFGFLVATIPTTLTIKVPLCGPYLLDHYYCDLGPLLALACTDISVTVMINRSVIGFAIMFNFTFILVMYLNIIVSIVKLGSNTRKKKAFSTCSSHLTVVLMIYSTTFAVYGSPKGPEYVNYDKLFSLVYTVLAPLLNPIIFSLRNNDIKIALKGIVQRKWVNVRFV; encoded by the coding sequence ATGGGAGAGATGAACCACACGCAATTCAGTGGCTTCATATTGCTGGGTTTCTCGGACATTGAGGATGTAAGAATATTGCTCTTTATGTTCTTCCTTTCTATGTTTCTCCTGTCTCTAATTGGAAATATGCTCATTATTGTGGCAGTTCAGTGTCGCAATGGTCTTCATACCCCCATgtattttttcatcaccgtcctTTCTGTCCTGGAATTCTTGTACTTAATGATCACCGGTCCCAAGCTTTTATCTATATTACTAACCAAGGACAACAGAATTTCCTATGGGTGGTGCTTTGCCCAGCTCTATATGTTCCACAGTTTGGGCATTACAGAGGGAACTATGTTGGCTATTATGGCATTTGACCGTTTCATGGCAATATGTAACCCACTGAGATACATCTCTATCATGAATGAAAGAATGTGTTCGCTTCTGGCCATTCTCTGTTGGGTATTTGGGTTCCTGGTTGCAACCATTCCCACCACATTGACCATAAAGGTCCCTCTATGTGGGCCTTATCTATTAGACCATTACTACTGTGACCTGGGTCCTCTACTGGCCTTGGCTTGCACAGACATTTCAGTCACTGTTATGATTAACAGAAGTGTCATTGGATTTGCTATTATGTTCAATTTCACATTTATCCTAGTCATGTATCTAAATATTATAGTTTCTATTGTGAAATTAGGGTCCAACACAAGGAAAAAGAAGGCCTTCTCCACTTGTTCTTCTCATCTGACTGTCGTACTGATGATTTATAGCACCACCTTTGCTGTTTATGGCAGCCCTAAAGGACCTGAGTATGTGAATTATGACAAGCTATTTTCCCTGGTTTATACTGTACTGGCCCCACTACTAAATCCTATCATTTTCAGTTTAAGGAACAATGATATAAAGATAGCTTTAAAGGGAATTGTACAAAGAAAATGGGTAAACGTCAGGTTTGTGTAA
- the LOC116406834 gene encoding olfactory receptor 6N2-like, translating to MEEMNHTQFSSFILRGFSDIEDIRILLFVFFLSLFLLTLTGNMVVIMVVQSHARLHTPMYFFITVLSGLEMWYTMTTAPKLLSLLLTKDNSISYGWCFAQLYMFHSLGMTECAVLAVMAFDRCMAICNPLRYTIIMNDRMCRCLASLSWTFGFLAATIPFTMTIKVPLCRAHIIDHYFCDLAPLLALACADISFTNTINRCVIGFATMFNFMFILVMYINIIWAIMKLQSNTGRMKAFSTCSSHLIVVALIYGTAFSVYGSPNKSQIVNYDKLFSLVYTVFTPFLNPFIYSLRNNEVKIALRGIIKGKLDIFRLK from the coding sequence ATGGAGGAGATGAACCACACACAATTCAGCAGCTTTATATTGCGAGGTTTCTCGGACATTGAAGATATAAGAATATTGCTCTTTGTCTTCTTCCTTTCTTTGTTCCTCCTCACACTGACTGGAAACATGGTCGTTATCATGGTGGTGCAAAGTCACGCTCGTCTTCACACACCCATGTACTTCTTCATCACTGTCCTTTCTGGCCTGGAGATGTGGTACACAATGACTACAGCCCCCAAGCTTTTGTCTCTTTTACTTACCAAAGACAATAGTATTTCCTATGGGTGGTGCTTTGCTCAGCTCTATATGTTCCATAGTTTGGGCATGACGGAGTGTGCTGTACTGGCTGTAATGGCCTTTGATCGTTGCATGGCGATATGTAACCCTCTGAGATACACCATAATCATGAATGACAGAATGTGTAGATGTCTGGCCAGTCTCAGCTGGACATTTGGTTTTCTGGCTGCAACCATTCCATTCACAATGACTATAAAGGTTCCTCTGTGCCGAGCTCATattatagatcattatttctgtgaccTAGCACCTTTACTGGCCTTGGCTTGCGCAGACATTTCATTCACCAATACCATCAATAGATGTGTCATTGGTTTTGCAACCATGTTTAATTTCATGTTTATACTAgtcatgtatataaatattatatgggcTATTATGAAGTTACAGTCAAACACGGGGAGAATGAAGGCCTTCTCTACTTGTTCTTCTCATCTGATTGTCGTGGCTCTTATTTACGGCACTGCTTTTAGTGTTTACGGCAGCCCAAACAAATCCCAGATTGTAAACTATGACAAGCTATTTTCCCTGGTTTACACTGTATTCACCCCTTTTCTAAATCCCTTTATTTATAGTTTACGGAACAACGAAGTGAAGATAGCTTTAAGAGGAATCATTAAAGGAAAGCTAGATATATTCAGGTTAAAGTGA
- the LOC101734010 gene encoding olfactory receptor 6N2-like — translation MEEMNHTQFNGFILQGFSDIDDVRILLFVFFLCMLLLTLTINILVIMAVQCHAHLQSPMYFFINILSILEMWYTMTTAPKLLSLLLTKDNRISYGWCFAQLYMFHSLGMTDCALLAVMAFDRCMAICNPLRYTTIMNERMCRVLAIICWAFGFLAATIPLTMTIKVPMCQSYIIDHYFCDIAPLLALACTDISFTIAINRCVVGFAIMFNFILILIMYINIIWAIMKLKSNTGRMKAFSTCSSHLIDVALIYGTAFSVYGSPKGPQTVNYEKLFSLVYTVFTPFLNPIIYSVRNNEMKSAIRGIFQGKLHMFRMK, via the coding sequence ATGGAGGAGATGAATCACACTCAGTTCAATGGCTTCATTCTTCAAGGTTTCTCGGACATTGATGATGTAAGAATATTGCTCTTTGTCTTCTTCCTTTGTATGTTACTCCTCACTCTGACTATAAATATTTTAGTTATTATGGCAGTGCAGTGTCATGCTCATCTTCAGTCACCCATGTACTTCTTCATCAACATCCTTTCTATCCTGGAGATGTGGTACACAATGACTACGGCCCCCAAGCTTTTGTCTCTTTTACTAACCAAGGACAACAGAATTTCCTATGGGTGGTGCTTTGCTCAGCTCTATATGTTTCATAGTTTGGGCATGACAGACTGTGCCCTACTGGCTGTAATGGCCTTTGATCGCTGCATGGCGATATGTAACCCTCTCAGATACACCACTATCATGAATGAAAGAATgtgtagagttctggccattatctGCTGGGCATTTGGTTTTCTGGCTGCAACCATTCCATTGACAATGACTATAAAGGTTCCAATGTGCCAATCTTATattatagatcattatttctgtgacATAGCACCATTACTGGCCTTGGCTTGCACAGACATTTCATTCACCATTGCCATTAATCGATGTGTTGTTGGTTTTGCAATCATGTTTAATTTCATACTTATCCTaatcatgtatataaatattatatgggcTATTATGAAGTTAAAGTCAAACACGGGGAGAATGAAGGCCTTCTCCACTTGTTCTTCTCATCTGATTGATGTGGCTCTTATTTACGGCACTGCTTTCAGTGTTTACGGCAGCCCAAAGGGACCTCAGACTGTGAACTATGAAAAGCTATTTTCCCTGGTTTATACCGTATTCACCCCTTTCCTAAACCCCATTATTTATAGTGTACGGAACAATGAAATGAAGTCAGCTATAAGGGGAATCTTTCAAGGAAAACTACACATGTTTAGAATGAAATAG
- the LOC100491338 gene encoding olfactory receptor 6N2-like yields MEEMNRTQFNGFILLGLSDIEDIRILLFVFFLSMFLLTLTANMLIIMAVQCHARLHTPMYFYIKVLSFLEIWYTSSTAPKHLSLLLSKDNRISYGWCFAQLYMFHSLGTTDCALLAVMAFDRCMAICNPLRYTTIMNDRMCRCLATLSWAFGFLTISIPLAMTINVPLCRAHIIDHYFCDLAPLLALACTDISFTIAINSSVIGFAIMFNFIFILIMYINIIWAIMKLQTNAGRMKAFSTCSSHLIIVAIIYGSAFSVYGSPKGPQTANYEKLFSLVYTVFTPFLNPIIFSLRNNEMKIALSGIFQGKWHILMLK; encoded by the coding sequence ATGGAGGAGATGAACCGCACACAATTCAATGGCTTCATCCTGCTGGGTTTGTCAGACATTGAAGATATAAGAATATTGCTCTTTGTCTTCTTCCTTTCCATGTTTCTCCTCACTCTGACAGCAAATATGTTAATTATCATGGCAGTGCAGTGTCACGCTCGTCTTCATACACCCATGTACTTCTACATCAAGGTCCTTTCTTTCTTGGAGATATGGTACACATCGTCCACGGCTCCCAAGCATTTGTCCCTTTTACTTTCCAAAGACAACAGAATTTCCTATGGGTGGTGCTTTGCTCAGCTCTATATGTTCCATAGTTTGGGCACGACGGACTGTGCCCTACTGGCTGTAATGGCCTTTGATCGCTGCATGGCGATATGTAACCCTCTGAGATACACCACTATCATGAATGACAGAATGTGTAGATGTCTGGCCACTCTCAGCTGGGCTTTTGGCTTTCTGACTATAAGCATTCCGTTGGCAATGACTATAAATGTTCCTCTGTGCCGAGCTCATATTATAGATCATTACTTCTGTGACCTAGCACCTTTACTGGCCTTGGCTTGCACAGACATTTCATTCACCATTGCCATTAACAGTTCTGTCATAGGTTTTGCCATCATGTTTAATTTCATATTTATCCTaatcatgtatataaatattatatgggcTATTATGAAGCTGCAGACCAACGCAGGGAGAATGAAGGCCTTCTCCACTTGTTCTTCTCATCTGATCATCGTGGCAATTATTTACGGCTCTGCTTTTAGTGTTTACGGCAGCCCGAAGGGACCCCAGACTGCCAACTATGAAAAGCTATTTTCCCTGGTTTATACCGTATTCACCCCTTTCCTGAACCCTATCATTTTTAGTTTACGGAACAATGAAATGAAGATAGCTTTAAGTGGAATCTTTCAAGGAAAATGGCACATTCTCATgttgaaatga